Proteins from a genomic interval of uncultured Desulfuromusa sp.:
- the hemA gene encoding glutamyl-tRNA reductase, whose translation MNIVIVGLSHKTAPVEIREKVAFSPAEMENPLRQVLALPSVSEAVIVSTCNRVELYVISRQSDAAIIELKQFLADFHDLKPETLSPHLYDFSGTEAILHVLRVASSLDSMMIGEPQILGQIKTAYGYACEYKTVGLILNRFLHKAFSVAKRVRSETAIASNAVSISFAAVELARKIFDSLDNKTVMLIGAGEMCELAAKHFINNGVSKVLVTNRTFSRAEKLAEEFNGTAVSFDNFQEQLHRVDIVLSSTGAPDYVLSAKKLKEVCKERRYKPMFLIDIAVPRDIDPAANKLDSIYLYDVDDLQGVVQANLKERQKEAAKAELIINEEVGQFQSWLATLEVKPTIVALRRKMEQVRQTEMEKTLSNLNALNDKERKAIESMTSAIINKILHHPTQVLKQTSSGDDSSLYLDAVRTLFDLPDTEQRKSNPDK comes from the coding sequence ATGAATATAGTTATCGTGGGGTTAAGTCATAAAACAGCTCCAGTTGAAATAAGAGAGAAAGTTGCTTTTTCCCCGGCTGAAATGGAAAATCCTCTGAGACAGGTTTTAGCCCTTCCGTCTGTTTCCGAAGCTGTGATTGTTTCAACCTGTAACCGTGTTGAGCTCTATGTCATCAGTCGACAATCTGATGCTGCAATTATTGAATTGAAACAGTTTTTGGCTGATTTTCATGACTTGAAACCTGAAACTCTGAGCCCCCACCTGTATGATTTCTCCGGGACTGAGGCGATTCTGCATGTACTGCGGGTTGCTTCCAGCCTTGATTCCATGATGATTGGTGAGCCGCAGATCCTGGGGCAGATCAAAACAGCTTACGGCTATGCCTGTGAGTATAAGACGGTTGGCTTAATCCTGAACCGTTTTCTGCATAAAGCTTTTTCTGTGGCCAAACGAGTCCGTAGTGAAACTGCAATTGCCAGCAATGCGGTTTCAATTTCTTTTGCTGCCGTTGAGCTTGCCCGTAAAATTTTTGACTCCCTTGATAATAAGACTGTTATGCTGATCGGTGCCGGTGAAATGTGTGAACTGGCCGCCAAACATTTTATCAATAATGGGGTCTCCAAGGTTCTGGTCACAAATCGCACTTTCAGCCGGGCAGAAAAACTGGCCGAAGAGTTTAATGGGACTGCTGTCAGCTTTGATAATTTTCAGGAACAACTCCATCGGGTTGATATTGTTCTCTCATCGACCGGTGCCCCTGATTATGTTCTCAGTGCAAAAAAACTCAAAGAGGTCTGTAAGGAGAGGCGCTATAAACCCATGTTCCTGATTGATATCGCGGTACCGCGTGATATTGATCCTGCTGCCAACAAGTTAGACAGTATCTACCTGTACGATGTCGATGATTTACAGGGTGTTGTGCAGGCAAATTTGAAGGAACGGCAGAAAGAAGCAGCCAAGGCGGAACTTATTATCAACGAGGAGGTTGGACAATTCCAAAGCTGGCTGGCAACCCTGGAAGTGAAACCGACAATCGTTGCTCTGCGCCGGAAAATGGAGCAGGTGCGCCAGACGGAAATGGAAAAGACTCTCTCAAATCTGAATGCTTTAAATGACAAAGAGCGCAAAGCGATTGAATCAATGACCAGCGCTATTATTAATAAAATTCTGCATCATCCCACTCAAGTTCTGAAGCAGACAAGCTCTGGGGATGATAGCAGCCTGTATCTTGATGCGGTCCGAACATTGTTCGATCTGCCTGATACTGAACAGCGGAAATCAAACCCCGATAAATAA
- the ccsB gene encoding c-type cytochrome biogenesis protein CcsB has product MGTMNLLFGTTTLIYLLASVFYLVAMVGKRPQAGRIGRWLLLAGVIIHAACFGVRHSTAGGTPVTSLHESFAFFAWCLVLLFLLLDLRFHLSVMGAFAAPLAFLLMIASALSPNVVVQLNPVLKSWLFPVHIIFAFLGNAAFSLSFGAGVMYLIQNRMLKSKRFNGIYKLLPSLDVLDKVNYTCLSVGFPLMTLGIISGAFWANTAWGTYWSWDPKETWALITWFLYAALLHGRLTIGWRGRKAAIFSIIAFMFLLFTFLGVNLLLGGYHTFEAFAVL; this is encoded by the coding sequence ATGGGAACAATGAACCTGCTATTCGGCACTACAACCCTAATATATCTGCTTGCAAGTGTTTTTTACCTCGTTGCTATGGTGGGTAAGCGACCCCAGGCAGGCCGCATTGGTCGGTGGCTGCTGCTGGCTGGTGTTATTATTCATGCCGCATGTTTTGGAGTGCGACATTCAACAGCCGGGGGAACTCCCGTTACCAGTTTGCATGAATCTTTTGCCTTTTTTGCCTGGTGTCTGGTTTTACTTTTTTTGTTGCTGGATCTCCGGTTTCATTTGTCAGTGATGGGGGCCTTCGCAGCGCCATTGGCTTTTCTGCTCATGATTGCCAGTGCTTTAAGTCCAAACGTGGTTGTTCAGTTGAACCCGGTTTTGAAAAGTTGGCTTTTCCCCGTGCATATTATCTTTGCTTTTTTGGGAAATGCTGCTTTTTCACTTTCCTTTGGGGCGGGAGTTATGTACCTGATTCAAAACCGGATGTTGAAAAGTAAGCGATTCAACGGGATTTACAAGTTATTGCCCTCATTGGATGTTCTGGATAAAGTGAATTATACCTGTCTGAGCGTCGGTTTCCCGTTGATGACTTTAGGGATTATCAGTGGTGCTTTCTGGGCTAATACGGCTTGGGGGACATACTGGAGCTGGGACCCAAAGGAAACATGGGCATTGATTACCTGGTTTCTGTATGCGGCACTCTTACACGGACGGTTGACAATTGGTTGGCGTGGACGCAAGGCAGCAATTTTCTCTATCATAGCGTTTATGTTTCTGTTGTTTACTTTCCTTGGGGTCAATTTGTTACTTGGTGGTTATCACACCTTTGAGGCTTTTGCCGTTCTTTGA
- the trxA gene encoding thioredoxin, with translation MASDKVSTFTDAQFDADVLKSETPVLVDFWATWCAPCKAIAPVLDQLADEFDGKIKIGKVNVDENPAAPGKYGVRGIPTMILFKDGEIVDQLVGAVPKKQIEALLQKAL, from the coding sequence ATGGCTAGTGATAAAGTTTCCACATTCACAGATGCACAGTTTGATGCTGATGTTTTAAAATCAGAAACCCCGGTTCTGGTTGATTTCTGGGCAACCTGGTGTGCTCCTTGTAAAGCGATCGCACCGGTCTTGGATCAGCTCGCTGATGAATTTGATGGTAAAATTAAAATCGGCAAAGTCAATGTCGATGAAAACCCAGCTGCACCTGGGAAATATGGTGTCCGTGGCATTCCAACCATGATCCTGTTTAAAGATGGAGAAATTGTTGACCAGTTGGTTGGCGCCGTACCTAAAAAACAAATCGAAGCATTGCTGCAAAAAGCTTTATAA
- the dtd gene encoding D-aminoacyl-tRNA deacylase has protein sequence MRAVIQRVSRAGVVVEDVRIAAIGTGLLVLLGVEKGDDKQAAEYLAEKTAGLRIFEDSGGKMNLSVLDCAGEVLVVSQFTLLADCRKGRRPGFSAAALPEIAEPLCACYAEQLKLRGVKVQTGQFQADMAVDLVNDGPVTILLDSRRNF, from the coding sequence GTGCGTGCCGTTATCCAAAGAGTCAGTCGGGCTGGAGTCGTTGTTGAAGATGTCCGGATTGCAGCAATTGGGACTGGCCTGCTCGTGCTTCTGGGAGTGGAAAAAGGGGATGACAAGCAGGCGGCAGAATACCTTGCGGAAAAAACGGCTGGACTGAGAATATTCGAAGATTCCGGGGGTAAGATGAATCTTTCTGTTCTGGATTGTGCCGGCGAGGTGTTGGTTGTTTCGCAATTTACTTTACTGGCAGATTGTCGTAAAGGTCGTCGGCCCGGTTTTTCTGCAGCAGCACTGCCGGAAATAGCAGAGCCTCTTTGTGCCTGTTATGCCGAACAACTGAAGCTTCGGGGAGTCAAGGTGCAAACGGGTCAATTTCAGGCAGATATGGCCGTCGATCTGGTCAATGATGGGCCTGTCACTATTCTTCTTGATAGTCGCCGGAACTTTTAA
- a CDS encoding pyrimidine 5'-nucleotidase produces the protein MKAVLFDLDNTLYPAERDIFSLIDVRINRYMKEVVAIDPVEVDGLRRRYWEDYGATLQGLIRHHGVDPEDYLDYVHAVDVSTKLSFDYELQQTLHDLRLPSYVFTNGSRCHVDRVVTALGLDGLFAGIFDIRIAAYQPKPNPDPYQQVLDELTLSGDQCIMVEDQLQNLKMAKEFGMKTVLVGAGCAVVPESSYVDAQIDRPADIGQIIDEWLEAV, from the coding sequence ATGAAAGCGGTTTTGTTTGATCTGGATAATACTCTGTATCCCGCTGAACGAGATATATTTTCATTGATCGATGTGCGTATCAACCGCTATATGAAGGAGGTCGTTGCTATTGATCCTGTCGAGGTTGATGGCTTGCGGCGGCGTTACTGGGAAGATTACGGCGCAACTTTGCAAGGATTAATTCGACATCACGGAGTAGATCCTGAAGATTATCTGGACTATGTACATGCGGTCGATGTCAGTACGAAGCTTTCCTTTGATTACGAGTTGCAGCAAACATTACATGATCTCCGCTTGCCAAGTTATGTTTTTACCAATGGCTCACGCTGCCATGTTGATCGTGTGGTGACGGCTCTTGGGTTAGATGGTTTGTTTGCTGGTATTTTTGATATTCGTATTGCTGCCTACCAACCCAAGCCGAATCCTGACCCTTATCAGCAGGTTCTGGATGAACTGACATTATCCGGGGATCAGTGCATTATGGTAGAAGATCAGCTGCAAAATTTGAAGATGGCAAAAGAATTCGGGATGAAAACGGTTCTCGTTGGGGCAGGGTGCGCTGTTGTTCCGGAGAGCAGTTATGTCGACGCCCAGATTGACCGACCAGCAGATATCGGTCAAATTATCGATGAGTGGCTGGAGGCGGTCTGA